In Anaerosporomusa subterranea, one DNA window encodes the following:
- a CDS encoding Zn-dependent hydrolase encodes MTNTWLQKCIEDIAKFGAGERGMDRLAFTESDRQARQYVIDLMLEMGMTIREDAFGNVIGRLEGTDPHAAPVVTGSHIDTVPDGGKYDGVVGVAGALYAVKNLQTRGPLTHPVEIVVFMAEESSRFGFATMGSKAMVGQVNQTLWSKAKDKDGVTLAEAMRTFGLDFANIKKAVRKPGDIKAFVEMHIEQGPVLEATGKKIGVVTAIAAPTRLKITVKGFAAHSGTTPMEDRQDALVSAAMIVLAIQEIALEQSRHGTVGTVGNLKVHPGVMNVVPGLVEMWVDIRGVNHESIIECLQDVKDAISTIAEGQETPVAIDILTSDKPVQLHEEVRTVITEAAKSCGASYQDIHSGAGHDAMNIALLAPTGMIFIPCRQGISHNPEEYADPEDIQIGADVLVETLYQLAK; translated from the coding sequence ATGACAAATACATGGCTGCAAAAATGTATCGAAGACATCGCGAAATTTGGCGCAGGCGAGCGCGGCATGGACCGCTTGGCCTTCACTGAGTCTGACCGCCAGGCGAGGCAATATGTGATAGACCTAATGCTGGAAATGGGCATGACAATCCGCGAGGACGCATTTGGCAATGTGATCGGCCGATTGGAAGGGACCGATCCCCATGCCGCTCCAGTTGTGACCGGCTCACACATCGACACAGTTCCAGACGGTGGAAAATACGATGGAGTTGTCGGTGTGGCTGGCGCGTTGTATGCAGTAAAAAATCTACAAACACGCGGCCCGCTAACCCATCCGGTCGAAATTGTTGTCTTCATGGCGGAAGAATCTAGTCGTTTCGGCTTTGCGACAATGGGCAGCAAGGCAATGGTTGGGCAAGTTAACCAGACGCTTTGGAGCAAGGCAAAAGACAAAGATGGAGTGACTTTAGCTGAGGCCATGCGTACGTTTGGTCTCGATTTTGCTAATATCAAGAAAGCTGTTCGTAAACCCGGCGATATCAAGGCTTTCGTAGAAATGCACATTGAACAGGGACCTGTACTTGAGGCTACTGGCAAAAAGATCGGCGTGGTCACAGCCATTGCGGCGCCGACCCGCCTAAAAATCACTGTCAAAGGTTTTGCGGCTCACTCGGGTACAACACCGATGGAAGACCGCCAGGATGCATTAGTCAGCGCGGCTATGATTGTACTGGCTATTCAGGAGATAGCGCTGGAACAGTCGCGTCATGGCACCGTTGGAACAGTGGGAAATTTAAAAGTCCACCCGGGAGTAATGAATGTTGTTCCCGGCCTAGTGGAGATGTGGGTCGACATTCGAGGCGTCAACCATGAAAGCATTATCGAATGCCTACAAGATGTAAAAGATGCGATTTCGACAATTGCCGAAGGACAGGAAACGCCAGTAGCGATTGACATCCTTACCTCGGATAAGCCGGTTCAATTGCATGAGGAAGTCCGTACAGTCATTACCGAAGCCGCCAAATCCTGCGGCGCTTCCTATCAAGACATCCATAGCGGCGCCGGTCATGATGCGATGAATATCGCTCTGCTCGCACCCACAGGCATGATTTTCATTCCTTGCCGCCAAGGTATCAGCCATAATCCTGAAGAATACGCCGACCCGGAAGATATACAGATTGGCGCCGATGTATTGGTCGAGACCTTGTACCAGCTAGCGAAATAG
- a CDS encoding 2-phosphosulfolactate phosphatase, whose protein sequence is MQINVCLTPGEYVIEQYRDWNAVVIDVFRATSSMAAAFANKCATVIPVETVEEALQKKQTQPDALLAGERNALKVNGFDLGNSPPEFTADAVRDKTIIMSTTNGTVALVKAAESAAVYTASFVNAAAVCRTLREHSRDTVLICAGRKGEFALEDALCAGLLADRLADLAALSDSAQFARSAYREVSPQLLQRVSESRHARYLSEIGLGKDVAWCLQYDIFDVVPCFSKGKVRVVPG, encoded by the coding sequence ATGCAGATCAATGTATGCCTGACCCCAGGCGAATACGTAATCGAACAGTATAGAGACTGGAACGCTGTGGTCATTGATGTGTTCCGGGCGACCAGTTCCATGGCGGCGGCATTCGCTAATAAATGTGCGACCGTTATTCCGGTTGAAACGGTAGAAGAAGCGCTGCAGAAAAAGCAAACTCAACCAGATGCACTGCTTGCTGGTGAACGCAATGCGCTGAAAGTAAACGGTTTTGACCTAGGAAACTCACCGCCTGAATTTACCGCTGATGCAGTTCGCGACAAAACGATTATCATGTCAACAACGAACGGTACTGTTGCACTGGTTAAAGCCGCAGAGTCCGCTGCTGTATACACTGCATCGTTCGTCAACGCAGCCGCAGTTTGCCGTACACTGCGTGAACACAGCCGTGATACTGTTCTTATCTGCGCCGGTCGCAAAGGCGAATTCGCGTTAGAAGATGCCCTCTGTGCAGGACTGCTGGCAGATCGTCTGGCTGATTTGGCGGCTCTTAGTGACTCGGCTCAATTTGCACGCTCGGCTTACCGGGAAGTCAGTCCGCAGTTGTTGCAGCGTGTATCTGAATCGCGCCACGCTCGTTACCTATCCGAAATTGGCTTAGGCAAGGACGTTGCCTGGTGTTTGCAGTATGATATTTTTGATGTTGTCCCTTGCTTTAGTAAAGGAAAAGTGAGAGTTGTTCCGGGTTAG
- a CDS encoding 3D domain-containing protein — translation MQKIFVAVLAAAMLQLATPAAPVSAASLEQRLFELVAQNPNLLQQAIEVKQDLDQGNKDAALNKVAAAVVANNNSEVVSMLADGTLVETVSTQVRQGVEGRVRQQVEEQVVPKLLPYQSQISTVAKLLNIQSPLTPSTVVESDTQTGAPDNYKKVVDMTATAYAPGSEDNGKWGDLTYMGGTVKKGVAAVDPSVIPMGTRLWVEGYGEAIAEDQGSAIKGDRIDLAFNTRPEALDYGIQKVKVYVLK, via the coding sequence ATGCAAAAAATATTCGTCGCAGTACTCGCGGCTGCTATGCTGCAATTAGCTACCCCGGCCGCTCCGGTTTCCGCTGCATCATTAGAACAACGCCTTTTCGAGCTGGTTGCGCAGAACCCCAATCTCCTGCAACAAGCCATTGAAGTAAAACAAGACCTGGATCAAGGCAATAAAGATGCCGCGTTGAATAAAGTAGCCGCGGCTGTGGTCGCTAATAATAACAGTGAAGTTGTTTCTATGCTGGCAGATGGAACCCTAGTTGAAACCGTTAGCACCCAAGTTCGCCAAGGGGTCGAGGGTCGAGTCCGTCAACAAGTAGAAGAACAGGTTGTCCCTAAATTACTGCCATACCAGAGTCAAATCTCAACTGTGGCCAAGCTCCTCAATATACAGTCGCCGCTAACTCCGTCCACTGTTGTCGAAAGCGACACTCAGACTGGCGCACCAGACAACTATAAAAAGGTTGTCGATATGACTGCCACTGCCTATGCGCCCGGCTCTGAAGATAACGGCAAATGGGGAGATCTCACCTATATGGGTGGCACTGTCAAGAAAGGCGTCGCTGCAGTAGATCCAAGCGTTATTCCGATGGGAACTCGTCTTTGGGTTGAAGGATATGGTGAAGCCATTGCCGAAGACCAAGGTAGCGCGATTAAAGGCGACCGGATTGACCTGGCGTTCAACACCAGACCGGAAGCTTTGGATTATGGAATACAAAAAGTCAAAGTTTACGTGTTAAAATAA
- a CDS encoding alanyl-tRNA editing protein, protein MTDKLYLQDAYIQEFQAVVLESRQTADGWEIVLDRTAFYPEGGGQPCDIGDIDGLPVTAVREEGESVIHVMQQPPASETVTGRIDWSRRFYHMQQHSGQHILSAVFDDKCQAATVGFHLGTDSTQIDVAIADLKPEQMAEAEATANLALYANMPVTAEWVKVEDLVRYQLRKPPAKNFAQLRLVSVRNIDCCPCGGTHVKSTGEIGMIKILGWERKNNAVRVDFVCGERALTDYQLKHHLVQEMASNLSVPVKELAEAFVQRLAKIDSLTKELTTVRLELSQFQAAALLQTAPLYKDIHMVAHCLQDAPPNDAAQLAKNLTATVPAAAFVAAISPGAAKAHLVFATNTDRLDMGKLLKAALAKLNGKGGGSPRLAQGGTTSPDKLQEVLDEALTEAKRFLEN, encoded by the coding sequence ATGACAGACAAGCTCTATCTTCAAGATGCGTATATCCAAGAGTTTCAAGCTGTAGTTCTCGAGTCGCGGCAAACTGCCGACGGCTGGGAGATTGTTCTCGACCGGACTGCATTTTATCCGGAAGGTGGCGGCCAGCCTTGCGATATCGGTGACATCGACGGCCTGCCGGTCACGGCTGTTCGCGAGGAAGGTGAATCTGTCATCCATGTGATGCAACAGCCGCCTGCATCTGAAACGGTGACTGGGAGAATTGATTGGTCCAGACGATTTTATCATATGCAGCAGCATAGTGGACAACATATTCTATCTGCCGTGTTTGATGATAAGTGCCAAGCAGCGACGGTTGGTTTTCATTTAGGCACAGACTCGACGCAGATCGATGTAGCAATCGCCGATTTGAAGCCAGAACAAATGGCCGAAGCGGAAGCAACGGCGAATTTGGCTTTATACGCAAACATGCCAGTCACGGCCGAATGGGTTAAGGTTGAAGACTTGGTTCGCTATCAGCTACGCAAGCCGCCAGCTAAGAATTTCGCCCAACTACGGTTGGTCAGCGTCAGGAATATTGATTGCTGTCCTTGCGGTGGTACGCATGTCAAATCTACCGGTGAAATTGGTATGATTAAAATCCTGGGCTGGGAAAGAAAGAATAATGCAGTCAGAGTCGACTTTGTCTGCGGCGAACGAGCGTTGACCGATTATCAGTTAAAACATCATTTGGTTCAGGAAATGGCTAGCAATTTGTCCGTTCCAGTAAAAGAATTAGCAGAAGCGTTTGTGCAGCGTCTAGCTAAAATAGATTCTCTGACGAAAGAGCTAACTACAGTCCGTTTAGAGCTTAGTCAGTTTCAGGCAGCCGCCTTACTGCAAACAGCTCCGCTATATAAAGACATCCACATGGTTGCCCATTGCTTGCAAGATGCACCACCAAATGACGCAGCACAACTGGCCAAAAATCTTACCGCCACTGTCCCAGCGGCCGCATTCGTCGCCGCCATCAGCCCAGGTGCAGCCAAGGCGCATCTGGTTTTCGCTACAAATACAGACAGACTGGATATGGGTAAACTGCTAAAAGCCGCGCTTGCCAAATTGAACGGCAAAGGCGGCGGCAGCCCGCGCCTGGCGCAGGGTGGTACGACCAGTCCGGATAAACTGCAAGAAGTGCTGGATGAGGCGCTAACGGAAGCGAAACGGTTTCTGGAAAACTGA
- a CDS encoding L,D-transpeptidase family protein, translated as MYITRKRQTFFWCGVLLVGIIISMIGFDYMDEVDFAALPSQPSATPTGQLSLIIKVNERILEVHQDGQFFKKYRIAVGKSETPTPIGEWKIVWKDYNWGTGFGTRWMGLNVPWGIYGIHGTNKPWSIGQFASHGCIRMRNKDAEELFEWVNINTPVRIEGRKIKVQRQLKHKTMGSDVVALQMKLKELGYLSTQERADGIFGRATDEAVKRFQNERGWPEDGVVNKQLLDILGL; from the coding sequence GTGTATATCACGCGCAAGAGACAGACGTTTTTTTGGTGCGGTGTTTTGCTAGTGGGAATTATTATCAGCATGATTGGCTTTGATTATATGGATGAGGTTGACTTTGCTGCTTTGCCTTCTCAGCCATCCGCAACGCCGACAGGTCAATTGAGTCTTATCATCAAGGTAAATGAACGCATTCTTGAAGTTCACCAAGATGGGCAGTTTTTTAAAAAATACCGAATTGCTGTCGGCAAAAGCGAGACACCTACCCCGATTGGTGAATGGAAAATCGTCTGGAAAGATTATAACTGGGGTACTGGGTTTGGCACCCGCTGGATGGGACTGAATGTTCCATGGGGAATATATGGAATTCACGGCACAAATAAGCCCTGGTCGATCGGGCAATTTGCCAGTCACGGCTGTATACGCATGCGAAACAAGGATGCCGAGGAACTATTTGAATGGGTGAATATCAATACTCCGGTACGGATCGAGGGCCGTAAAATCAAAGTCCAGCGTCAGCTAAAACATAAAACAATGGGCTCTGATGTGGTCGCTTTACAAATGAAGTTAAAAGAGCTTGGTTATCTTAGTACTCAGGAGCGAGCAGACGGCATCTTTGGCCGAGCAACTGATGAAGCGGTAAAACGCTTCCAAAACGAGCGCGGTTGGCCCGAAGATGGAGTTGTGAACAAACAGTTACTTGATATATTAGGACTATAA
- a CDS encoding PaaI family thioesterase, protein MHIAARKGQAGKASGTDSKDALDLAKFKEYLVNHYDSNPFVNLLKMSIADVGEGRVEITMPVIHDIHTNLYGVAHGGALASLADTAMGIACATLRKRVVTLELNINYIRGAAVQPAVKAIGVVVHNGSRTIVTECEILDQENALLAKARATFFIIGQFEGA, encoded by the coding sequence ATGCATATAGCCGCTCGCAAAGGGCAAGCCGGAAAGGCTTCTGGAACTGATTCCAAAGATGCCCTGGATTTAGCCAAATTCAAAGAATATCTTGTAAACCATTATGATAGCAATCCCTTTGTCAACCTGTTAAAAATGAGCATTGCCGATGTAGGCGAAGGCAGGGTGGAAATCACCATGCCTGTCATTCATGATATTCATACTAATCTTTACGGAGTCGCTCATGGTGGCGCTCTTGCCTCTCTGGCAGATACAGCCATGGGAATCGCTTGCGCCACACTCAGAAAGCGAGTTGTCACCTTGGAATTGAACATCAACTATATACGTGGTGCTGCCGTTCAACCTGCTGTTAAGGCAATTGGCGTTGTCGTCCACAATGGTTCTCGCACAATCGTAACGGAATGCGAGATTCTCGACCAAGAAAATGCGTTGCTGGCTAAAGCCAGAGCAACGTTCTTTATTATCGGTCAGTTTGAAGGAGCTTAA
- a CDS encoding alpha/beta hydrolase, which produces MQDISIQSHSGTLAGVLHPAPDPESDAVLVICHGFRGSKDGGGRAIMLADAVAAIGVTVVRFDFTPHETLTQQIAEISSVVEFCRECIGTRIFLLGRSMGGSAALAFAAQDGAVAGLCLWATPWNLDETFQLSLGEYYHKLAQGEGVVLEDEYGRASLTPKLIEDMRHYDLLSCVREIGNTPVLILHGDKDEIVPLRQAKDIYQLATGPKRLTVIEGGDHQFTYHYEQPQRELLNWLKQTMSGTKE; this is translated from the coding sequence ATGCAAGATATTAGCATTCAATCCCATTCCGGAACACTTGCCGGCGTACTACATCCGGCGCCAGATCCTGAATCTGACGCTGTACTAGTTATTTGTCACGGCTTTCGCGGCAGCAAAGACGGCGGCGGTCGGGCGATCATGCTTGCAGACGCGGTGGCTGCCATTGGCGTAACCGTAGTTCGTTTTGATTTTACACCGCATGAAACCTTGACTCAACAAATTGCCGAAATTAGTAGTGTGGTTGAGTTTTGCCGTGAATGTATCGGAACACGGATATTTCTGTTAGGACGCAGTATGGGCGGCAGCGCTGCTCTCGCATTTGCGGCGCAGGATGGCGCAGTGGCGGGCTTATGTTTGTGGGCAACCCCTTGGAACCTAGATGAGACGTTTCAGCTTTCTTTAGGTGAGTACTATCATAAGCTGGCTCAGGGCGAAGGAGTCGTGCTTGAGGACGAATACGGGCGGGCTTCCCTAACCCCGAAATTAATTGAAGATATGCGACACTATGATTTGCTGAGCTGTGTGCGTGAGATTGGAAACACTCCGGTCCTAATTCTACATGGTGATAAAGATGAAATTGTACCACTGCGCCAAGCCAAAGATATCTACCAACTCGCGACTGGTCCCAAACGCTTGACAGTTATCGAAGGCGGCGATCATCAATTTACTTATCATTATGAACAACCGCAGCGTGAGCTACTTAACTGGCTCAAACAGACGATGAGTGGAACAAAAGAATAA
- a CDS encoding DMT family transporter, whose protein sequence is MISGKLISLLIAALSGVLMAVQGSLNTSLSKTIGLMEMAFVVNATGAAALAATLFLFRMGNGDFGVFSHAPWYSFLGGIIGVAIIYLVAASIPAVGMCNATTAIIVGQVLTAILIDHFGALGLQKYHIGWEQFVGLGLLAVGAKLLMR, encoded by the coding sequence ATGATATCAGGGAAGCTGATCTCTTTGCTAATTGCGGCCCTTTCTGGTGTATTAATGGCTGTACAAGGGTCGCTAAATACTTCTCTTAGCAAAACGATCGGTCTAATGGAAATGGCGTTTGTAGTCAATGCAACCGGCGCTGCTGCATTGGCGGCTACGCTTTTTTTGTTTCGTATGGGAAACGGCGACTTCGGTGTATTTAGCCATGCGCCTTGGTACTCCTTCTTAGGAGGCATTATCGGAGTTGCTATCATTTATCTAGTCGCGGCCAGCATTCCTGCTGTTGGCATGTGTAATGCGACAACCGCTATTATCGTCGGTCAAGTTCTTACAGCCATTCTTATCGACCACTTCGGAGCGCTCGGATTGCAGAAATATCATATTGGTTGGGAACAGTTTGTTGGATTAGGGCTGTTAGCTGTAGGGGCAAAGCTGTTAATGCGGTAA
- a CDS encoding acyl-CoA dehydrogenase family protein, with amino-acid sequence MDFNFTPDQLALKKMTQEFVAKEITPYALEMDHNNEMRPGLLEKLFEAGILDITVPEEYGGPGVDALSIAFVYEELGKGCAGVATSAAANALASYPVLLMGTHEQKELFYSYITNGKLGAFALTEPAAGSDAGAVATTAVKDGDDYILNGTKCFITNGGTADVFVIFANTRKSAGIRGLTAFIVEKKTPGFSAGKKEDKMGIRASNTCELILDNVRIPAANRLGREGEGFKIAMKTLDAARPFVGAVSVGLCQAAFDAAVKYSKERQQFGKPIASFQLVQAMIADMAMQLEAARLLVYKACWMKDQNVEYTKESAIAKCFAADAAMNITTNAVQVLGGYGYSKHYPVEKYMRDAKIMQIYEGTNQIQRLVIANNILY; translated from the coding sequence ATGGATTTTAACTTTACTCCCGATCAGCTTGCTCTGAAAAAAATGACGCAAGAATTTGTCGCTAAGGAAATAACACCCTATGCTCTTGAGATGGACCACAACAACGAAATGCGCCCTGGCCTGCTAGAAAAACTCTTTGAGGCCGGCATTCTAGACATCACAGTTCCCGAAGAATACGGCGGACCGGGAGTAGACGCCCTTTCCATCGCTTTTGTTTATGAAGAATTGGGTAAAGGCTGCGCCGGAGTAGCTACCTCGGCGGCGGCAAACGCACTGGCCTCCTATCCAGTGTTGCTGATGGGAACCCATGAACAAAAAGAACTTTTTTATTCGTATATTACTAATGGTAAACTCGGCGCATTTGCGTTGACCGAGCCGGCAGCTGGCTCTGATGCAGGTGCAGTCGCAACCACAGCTGTCAAGGACGGCGACGACTACATTCTTAATGGTACCAAATGCTTTATTACCAACGGCGGCACAGCCGATGTCTTTGTCATTTTCGCCAATACCCGCAAATCTGCCGGTATCCGCGGCCTAACCGCGTTTATTGTTGAAAAGAAAACCCCTGGTTTCTCAGCTGGCAAAAAAGAGGACAAGATGGGCATTCGCGCCTCGAATACCTGTGAGCTTATTCTTGATAATGTGCGCATTCCCGCAGCCAATCGCCTCGGCCGCGAAGGCGAAGGCTTCAAAATCGCCATGAAGACCCTTGATGCTGCCCGGCCTTTCGTTGGTGCTGTGTCTGTTGGTCTCTGCCAGGCAGCCTTTGACGCCGCAGTCAAATATTCAAAAGAACGCCAACAATTTGGCAAGCCTATTGCCTCATTCCAACTCGTCCAGGCAATGATCGCTGACATGGCCATGCAACTCGAAGCTGCGCGTCTGTTAGTTTACAAAGCCTGCTGGATGAAAGACCAAAATGTAGAATACACCAAAGAGTCTGCTATTGCCAAATGCTTTGCGGCCGACGCTGCTATGAACATTACCACCAATGCTGTCCAAGTCCTCGGCGGCTACGGTTATAGCAAACATTACCCTGTAGAGAAATACATGCGTGATGCCAAGATCATGCAGATCTATGAAGGCACTAATCAGATTCAAAGATTGGTTATCGCGAACAACATTCTTTACTAG
- a CDS encoding P-loop NTPase fold protein → MQGLIDVVLEYIEKEKTSYAIFINGRWGTGKTHFWDKSLKLAIKENKKKSLDPIYVSLYGIASVEKISEKIFYSIHNVKSAADWVNAAKSVAEKYSGISFKVPYDKMIDYSKYVVCFDDLERVNMDIKEVLGYFTSLVDRQSAKIIIIGYEEELEKHFLTTNIEAKMEVALSTLKDDERQDKNKLIAKTRELFNDYSVFKRIKEKLIGKTIEFTPNFDGVIKEITSEYNGKYGEFLKDNISLILDTFIVSETRNLRILNYALDDFQKVYLHIITNHKSVSAELSVDMLKFYLSSAFEIMTGVYTRDDYNSYTSNSYCVLELSEEQMESISDKKGEQTKAKSLAPFLQKYYPASYSEYPFYPSIWGMIFNGIFDSVQFDKEIETRYYPQSEEDIVEKFSSSYWEFSDEEFAETANSILRRIEMGEVHFSQYPKLFFAFEALVKTKSVPLTIEELKTLFKTGMDIIGRNECIPVSFDTNFELFDKNVTGNYKEIKNYAFGINERLEGKQVHATINELETLLKTNVDEFCRLVGSKEGEYSLLKIFKFLSVSIIMEFVKNAENKDLIKFRNAMERRYGFSNISDYYMEETENLLKLKTEISALLIERQQSGIFSLKVHLILVLLDTISSVISRLDRA, encoded by the coding sequence ATGCAAGGCTTAATTGATGTAGTCCTAGAATATATAGAAAAGGAAAAGACTAGCTATGCTATTTTCATTAATGGACGGTGGGGTACTGGGAAAACCCATTTCTGGGATAAATCATTAAAACTGGCAATAAAGGAAAATAAAAAGAAATCTCTTGACCCTATATATGTATCCCTCTATGGGATTGCTTCTGTTGAAAAAATTTCGGAGAAGATATTTTATTCAATACATAATGTTAAGTCTGCAGCAGATTGGGTGAATGCCGCTAAGTCGGTTGCTGAAAAGTACAGTGGTATTTCGTTCAAAGTACCGTATGATAAGATGATTGACTACTCTAAATATGTTGTGTGTTTTGACGACCTAGAGCGAGTTAATATGGATATTAAAGAAGTATTGGGATATTTTACGAGTTTAGTGGACAGGCAGTCAGCAAAAATTATAATTATTGGCTATGAAGAAGAATTAGAAAAACACTTCTTGACAACAAATATTGAAGCAAAGATGGAAGTTGCCTTATCTACACTTAAAGATGACGAACGCCAAGATAAAAATAAGTTAATAGCTAAAACAAGAGAGTTGTTTAATGACTATAGCGTTTTTAAAAGGATTAAAGAAAAGTTGATTGGAAAGACCATTGAATTTACTCCAAATTTTGATGGCGTGATAAAGGAAATCACATCTGAATACAACGGCAAATACGGAGAATTTTTGAAAGATAATATAAGCCTAATTCTTGATACATTTATTGTAAGCGAAACTAGAAACTTACGAATACTAAATTATGCTTTAGATGATTTTCAGAAGGTTTATCTCCATATTATTACCAATCATAAGTCGGTCTCGGCTGAATTATCGGTAGATATGCTTAAATTCTATCTGTCATCCGCATTTGAGATTATGACAGGAGTCTATACAAGGGACGATTATAATAGCTACACGTCAAATAGCTATTGTGTCCTTGAACTTTCTGAAGAACAGATGGAAAGCATATCTGATAAAAAGGGGGAGCAAACAAAGGCGAAATCTCTAGCCCCTTTCTTACAGAAGTATTATCCAGCTTCATACAGCGAATATCCTTTTTACCCATCAATTTGGGGAATGATTTTCAATGGAATTTTTGACAGTGTTCAATTCGACAAAGAAATTGAGACTAGATACTATCCGCAGAGTGAAGAGGATATAGTTGAAAAGTTCTCAAGTTCTTACTGGGAATTTTCGGATGAAGAATTTGCAGAAACAGCAAACTCTATCTTAAGGCGTATTGAAATGGGCGAGGTACATTTTTCGCAGTACCCTAAATTGTTTTTTGCTTTTGAAGCTTTAGTCAAAACAAAATCAGTGCCACTGACAATTGAGGAATTAAAAACTCTTTTTAAGACAGGTATGGACATTATCGGTAGAAACGAGTGCATCCCAGTTAGTTTCGATACGAACTTTGAATTGTTTGATAAGAATGTTACTGGAAATTATAAGGAGATAAAGAACTATGCTTTTGGAATAAACGAACGTCTTGAAGGAAAACAAGTACATGCTACAATAAATGAATTAGAAACTTTACTTAAAACAAACGTAGATGAATTTTGTAGACTGGTTGGCTCAAAAGAAGGGGAATATAGTCTGCTGAAAATATTTAAGTTTTTATCTGTTTCTATTATTATGGAATTTGTTAAAAATGCAGAAAATAAGGATTTAATCAAATTTAGGAATGCAATGGAACGAAGATACGGTTTTTCGAATATAAGTGATTATTATATGGAGGAAACTGAGAATCTACTAAAACTTAAAACTGAGATAAGTGCATTACTTATAGAGCGTCAGCAGTCGGGTATATTCTCGCTAAAGGTACACCTCATACTGGTATTGTTAGACACAATTTCATCTGTGATTAGTCGACTTGACCGTGCATAA
- a CDS encoding ECF transporter S component: MENREQARPIMRTRQLTVAGMLASVSAILGLTGYGFIPLPTIKATIMHIPVIIGAILEGPAVGMMVGLLFGLFSVFQNMTAPNILSFALLNPLVSVVPRILIGLMAYYCYKLVPSRNESVRIGVGAAVGSLTNTIGVMGMIYLLYAADFAAARGLNSDSVHTVIWGIILANGIPEAVISVLITIPVVVMLKRSTGRR, encoded by the coding sequence ATGGAAAACAGAGAACAAGCACGTCCTATTATGCGCACAAGGCAACTTACCGTTGCCGGTATGCTGGCATCAGTCAGCGCTATCCTCGGCCTTACTGGCTATGGTTTTATCCCCTTGCCGACAATTAAAGCGACGATAATGCACATTCCAGTTATTATTGGCGCTATTTTGGAAGGTCCTGCCGTAGGTATGATGGTTGGCTTGCTGTTTGGATTGTTCAGCGTCTTCCAAAACATGACAGCACCGAATATCTTATCATTTGCACTGCTTAACCCGTTAGTATCTGTTGTTCCTAGAATCTTAATCGGGTTAATGGCATATTATTGCTACAAGCTGGTTCCGTCACGCAATGAATCGGTTCGCATCGGCGTTGGCGCCGCAGTGGGATCTCTAACGAATACGATTGGCGTCATGGGGATGATTTATTTATTATATGCCGCTGACTTTGCAGCTGCCCGGGGGCTCAACTCTGACTCAGTGCATACAGTCATTTGGGGAATTATTCTGGCAAATGGCATTCCAGAAGCGGTTATTTCTGTTCTGATTACGATACCGGTAGTGGTTATGCTAAAAAGGTCTACTGGACGTCGATAG
- a CDS encoding undecaprenyl diphosphate synthase family protein, producing MRLPNHIGIIPDGNRRWAESKGLSKEKGYGPGINPGLTLFKLCQQAKIKEITYYGFTVDNTKRPTEQRIAYTDACIKAVEILSKENADLLVLGNSDSPMFPKELLPFTARRTFGEGGIKVNFLVNYGWEWDLNSLKMAEPTQRNIINCVKSAEVSRVDLIIRWGGRRRLSGFLPVQSIYADFYVVDDYWPDFKPEHFFQALQWYKEQDITLGG from the coding sequence ATGAGATTGCCAAACCATATTGGTATTATTCCGGATGGAAATAGACGATGGGCAGAATCTAAAGGATTGTCTAAAGAAAAAGGATATGGACCAGGGATCAATCCGGGTCTGACCCTTTTTAAGCTATGCCAGCAGGCTAAAATTAAAGAAATTACCTATTATGGGTTTACTGTGGATAATACCAAAAGACCGACTGAACAAAGAATTGCATATACTGATGCTTGTATTAAAGCAGTAGAAATACTCTCCAAAGAGAATGCGGATTTGCTGGTACTTGGAAATAGTGATTCGCCAATGTTTCCGAAAGAATTACTTCCATTTACTGCCCGAAGGACCTTTGGCGAGGGGGGGATAAAGGTAAATTTCCTCGTGAATTACGGGTGGGAATGGGACCTGAACTCCTTGAAGATGGCTGAACCAACGCAACGAAACATTATAAATTGTGTAAAGTCTGCTGAAGTATCTAGGGTGGATCTGATTATACGTTGGGGAGGGAGGCGGCGGTTAAGTGGTTTTCTACCTGTTCAATCCATTTATGCTGACTTTTATGTAGTGGATGATTACTGGCCGGATTTCAAACCGGAGCATTTTTTCCAAGCATTGCAGTGGTACAAGGAGCAGGATATCACACTAGGCGGTTAG